A stretch of DNA from Euzebyales bacterium:
GTCACCGGTGGCGCCGTACAACTTCGCGCAGATCCCGGTCGTGCGTGACAGGTACCCGCTGTGGAGCGCCGACGGCGGAGCGATCGCCGAATCCGTCGGCATCGAGCCGCGGCCGGGCGGGATCGTGCTGGCCCCCGAGGAGGAGCACCACGAGACGCTCGAGACCGTCGGGCTCGACGCCCGCTACGGCGGCGTGCTCGGGATGCCGGGCCCCTCCTACTGGCCGCTGTGGACCGCGGTGAGCACCTTCGTGGTGTTCTTCGGCTTCCTGATCCACAACGCGATCACGCTCGGGATCGGCGTCGTTGCCGTGATCGTGTCGCTGGTCGGATGGCACGCGGGTCACATCAGAGGGGATGAGCACTGATGTCCGCCACACGTGCCTCAAGCAGCGACAGCGGTAGGCACACATCATGAGTGCCTCAAGCAGCGACAGCGGTAGGCACACGTCATGAGCGTCGACGCGGTCGCGGGGCGGCTCGACGTCCCGAGCGCGCAGGGGCGCAGCCTCGCGTGGTGGGGCATGGTCATGACGATCCTGACCGAGGGCACGCTGTTCGCGATGCTCATCTTCGTCTACTACTACCTGTTCAGCCGGGCGTCGGAGTGGCCGCTGGGTGGCATCGCGCCGCCGGAGCTGCTCGTCGTCTCGGTGCGCACGGGGCTGCTGTTCGCGAGCAGCGTGACGATGAGCATCGCCGACCGTGCGATCCGCCGCGGCAGGGCCGGCATGACGAGCGTGTCGCTGGTCATGACGTTCCTGCTGGGTGCGGTGTTCCTGGCCGGCCACGTCGAGGAGATGCTGCGGCTGCCTGAGGAGTTCACGTGGGCGACCAACGTGTACGGGTCGCTGTTCTACGTGATCGTCAACTTCCACGGCGCCCACGTGCTGATCGGCCTGCTGATGCTCGCGTTCGCATACGTGGCGCTGCGGCGCGGCCGTTACAGGGCTGACAGCCACGAGGGCCTGAAGGTGACCGGCATGTACTGGCACTTCGTCGATGTCGTCTGGGTGTTCGTGTTCCCGACCCTGTACTTCGTCCCCCACCTGCTGGCGAAGTGATGAGTGCACTGCGCGACGTCCTGCGCCGACGCGGTCCCGCTGCGCCCGCGAGCATCAACTACCTGGAGCTGACGTTCGCCGTCTTCGGCGGCGCGGCAGCGTGGCTGTTGCGCCTCATCGTCAACGCCTCGCTCGTCGAGTACTCGTGCCTCATCGACGCGACCTGGCCGCTGTGGCTGGCGACGCTGCTCGCCACGGCGGTGGCGGTGCTCTCGTTGCTGGCCGCGTGGCACTACCACCGGTTCGCGGGTGGGCCCGACGAGGGCGGCGCACGCTGGTTCGCGCTGCTCGGCCTGATGTTCAACGCCCTCGCGATCGCGGGCATCCTCCTCGAGACCTCGCCGGTCCTGTTCCTCGACGTGTGCAGCTCGGTGCAGCTGTCGTGACGGTCATCCTGGCCCACGGTGGCGAGCTGACCGGACCCCACGACCTGTGGGTGACGTGGACACTGGATCCGGTCGTGCTCACCGCGATCGCCGTGTCCTGCTGGTCGTACGCGGCCGGTGTGCGTGCGCTCTGGGGCTCGGCCGGCACCGGCGGTGGTGTGGCGAGGGTGCAGGCCATCGCGTTCGCCCTGGCGATCGCCGCGATCGCCGTCGCGCTCGTGTCGCCCGTGGACCCCGCGGGCGAGGCTCTGTTCAGCGTCCACATGACCCAGCACGTGCTCCTCACCCTGGTCGCCGCACCGCTGTTCGTGCTCGGATCACCGCTGCACGTCATGGCCTGGGGACTGCCGACGCCGCTGCGCCGCCGCGTCGGACGTTGGCAGGGACGGCTGCGACGGATGCTGTCGCACCCGGCGCTACCTGCGGCCGGCCTGGCCGCGTTCACCGCGGTGTTCACGGCCTGGCACGTCCCGGTGCTCTACGACGTCGCGATCGCCGACGACGGCGTCCACGCCCTCGAGCACGTGACGATGCTGTTGTCAGCGCTCGCCTTCTGGGCGCCGGTCGTCCGCCCACGGCGCACCAATCCGGGCATCGGCGTGCTGCTGCTGTTCGTCTCGATGATCGCCAGCGGTCTCCTGTCGGCACTGCTCGTGTTCGCGCCGACGCCCTGGTACGCACACCACGGCACGACCGCGTGGGGACTGACACGTCTCGCCGACCAGCAGGCCGCCGGCGCGGTCATGTGGGTCCTCGGCGGGACCATCTACGTCACGTCCGGCGCGATCGTGGTGATGCGCTGGCTACGCCTCGACGAGGAGACCGCACGTCGGGCCGAGCGCGGCGCCACGGCTGCGGCCCGGGCCCGGCGTCCGGCCGGCGGACACACCTAGTCAGATGGAGCGGCCGTTTCATGCTGACTTAGGTGTTTCACATCAGAAGAAGACCGAACGCCGACCCATCAGGTTGCGGTACAGCATGTGCTGGACGGTGTCCCGGACGCGGTCGGACAGCTCGAGCACAAGCATCGGATCGTCGGCGGCGTCCGGCGGGTAGTCCGTCACCGTGATCGGCGTGCCGAACTCGATCAGCCACCGCGACGGCAGCGGCAGCAGGCCCAGCGGGCCGAGCAGGGGGAACTGCATCGTGATCGGGAAGTACGGCAGGTTGAGCAGCCGGGCGAGCCATCGGAGGTTGCCGACGATCGGGTATGTCTCCTCCGACCCGATGATCGCGACGGGGATGATCGGGACCCCAGCGCGCAGCGCGACCCGCACGTACCCACCACGACCGAACCGGGCCAGCTTGTAGCGGTCGCGGAACGGCTTGCCGATCCCCTTGTAGCCCTCGGGCCACACGCCCACGAGCTCGCCGCCGGTCAGCAGGCGAACGGCGTCGTCGTCATGCGCGAGGGTGTTGCCGGTCTTGCGCGCCAGCTCGCCGATCACCGGTAGGCGCAGCGCGAGGTCGGCGGCCAGCTCGCGCAGGTTGCGGTGCGCGGGATGCTCGTCGAGCAGCGCGACCTTGGTCATGATCGCGTCGAACGGCAGGGCTCCGGCGTGGTTGGCGACGAGAAGCGCCCCGCCCACGTCGGGGACGTGCTCGAGCCCGGCCGTGCGCACCCGGAAGTACGAGCGGTACAGCGGCCGCGCGAGCGGCAGGATGACCTGCTCCGTGAGCTGCTGGTCGAACCCGAACACGTCGATGTCGTAGTCACCGGTGATGCGCCGTCGCAGGAAGCACAGGACACCCGCCACGAACCGCGCCAGGTCGTCGTCGCCCGCCGCGGCGGTGTGCGGCGGCGGCGGTGCAGGGTCTGGGTCGTGGATCCGGCAGCGGCCCGACGGACCCGCCCAGTTGCGGCACCGTCCACCGGTTGGCAGGGGTTCCGCGCAGCGCTGGCCGACGGAGCGGTCGATGGCGATCACCTTCGCGAGGTCAGGATCGCGCCTGCTCA
This window harbors:
- a CDS encoding lysophospholipid acyltransferase family protein — encoded protein: MSRRDPDLAKVIAIDRSVGQRCAEPLPTGGRCRNWAGPSGRCRIHDPDPAPPPPHTAAAGDDDLARFVAGVLCFLRRRITGDYDIDVFGFDQQLTEQVILPLARPLYRSYFRVRTAGLEHVPDVGGALLVANHAGALPFDAIMTKVALLDEHPAHRNLRELAADLALRLPVIGELARKTGNTLAHDDDAVRLLTGGELVGVWPEGYKGIGKPFRDRYKLARFGRGGYVRVALRAGVPIIPVAIIGSEETYPIVGNLRWLARLLNLPYFPITMQFPLLGPLGLLPLPSRWLIEFGTPITVTDYPPDAADDPMLVLELSDRVRDTVQHMLYRNLMGRRSVFF
- a CDS encoding cytochrome c oxidase subunit 3; the encoded protein is MSVDAVAGRLDVPSAQGRSLAWWGMVMTILTEGTLFAMLIFVYYYLFSRASEWPLGGIAPPELLVVSVRTGLLFASSVTMSIADRAIRRGRAGMTSVSLVMTFLLGAVFLAGHVEEMLRLPEEFTWATNVYGSLFYVIVNFHGAHVLIGLLMLAFAYVALRRGRYRADSHEGLKVTGMYWHFVDVVWVFVFPTLYFVPHLLAK
- a CDS encoding cytochrome c oxidase assembly protein, which produces MTVILAHGGELTGPHDLWVTWTLDPVVLTAIAVSCWSYAAGVRALWGSAGTGGGVARVQAIAFALAIAAIAVALVSPVDPAGEALFSVHMTQHVLLTLVAAPLFVLGSPLHVMAWGLPTPLRRRVGRWQGRLRRMLSHPALPAAGLAAFTAVFTAWHVPVLYDVAIADDGVHALEHVTMLLSALAFWAPVVRPRRTNPGIGVLLLFVSMIASGLLSALLVFAPTPWYAHHGTTAWGLTRLADQQAAGAVMWVLGGTIYVTSGAIVVMRWLRLDEETARRAERGATAAARARRPAGGHT